The Asterias rubens unplaced genomic scaffold, eAstRub1.3, whole genome shotgun sequence genome includes a region encoding these proteins:
- the LOC117306306 gene encoding somatostatin receptor type 4-like, translating to MNNSQDFPLNISKLLPAIQINDSSNGTDESDVVWGSTANRGFIFCLYGVFSIVGIVGNLIVTVVLLRVPTLRSNTSDLLVHLSLVDLLVCILVIPFKIIPTTGTSAPNPGFLGELRCRVYVSQFIFWVSSLTSVLCLVTVNVERFVAIVYPLKYKVVFTRRKKYLMIASCWILGGISKSFQVLLYSEDDVVGCHFLGWPSRAVQAFVGLYTFTIQLLAPFVLMITAQWKVILALRRQVKKLTERSASSAFNPLDQRKMWQLRASQTLIKTLLTFVITFAVCWAPNQVVFLGYNLGLDVDFASPVYHVGNILAVCNSCVNPIIYTMTNQPFRKGIREAFCRKSRRWVTPSV from the exons ATGAATAATTCGCAGGATTTTCCGTTGAATATTTCTAAGCTACTCCCTGCCATTCAGATTAATGATTCATCAAATGGTACAGATGAAAGTGACGTTGTTTGGGGCAGCACTGCAAATAGAGGTTTCATCTTTTGCCTGTACGGCGTTTTCTCCATAGTTGGTATTGTCGGTAATCTGATAGTCACTGTCGTGCTGCTTCGTGTACCGACTCTACGCTCAAACACCAGTGATTTATTGGTGCATCTATCTCTAGTTGACCTCCTAGTGTGTATACTTGTCATCCCCTTCAAAATTATCCCAACTACCGGCACTTCAGCACCGAATCCAGGGTTCCTCGGTGAGCTCCGATGCCGAGTTTACGTCAGTCAGTTTATCTTCTGGGTAAGTTCCCTGACGTCTGTCTTATGCCTAGTCACCGTTAACGTGGAGCGGTTTGTAGCCATCGTCTACCCTCTCAAGTACAAAGTGGTGTTCACCAGACGAAAAAAATACTTGATGATCGCGTCGTGCTGGATTTTAGGTGGTATCTCCAAATCGTTCCAGGTGTTGCTGTATAGTGAAGATGACGTGGTCGGGTGCCATTTTCTGGGCTGGCCGAGCCGTGCAGTCCAGGCGTTTGTTGGGTTGTACACATTCACGATTCAATTGCTGGCACCGTTCGTACTGATGATAACCGCGCAATGGAAGGTGATTTTAGCACTCAGAAGACAAGTCAAGAAATTGACAGAAAGATCAG CTTCTTCGGCGTTTAATCCATTGGATCAGCGTAAAATGTGGCAGCTCCGAGCGTCTCAAACTCTGATCAAGACCCTCCTGACCTTCGTCATCACCTTCGCCGTCTGCTGGGCTCCAAACCAGGTAGTGTTCCTCGGCTACAACCTGGGTCTCGACGTGGACTTCGCCTCTCCTGTGTACCATGTGGGTAACATCTTGGCCGTGTGTAACTCCTGTGTCAACCCGATCATCTACACCATGACAAACCAGCCATTTCGGAAGGGGATTCGGGAGGCATTCTGCAGGAAGAGCAGGCGCTGGGTAACTCCTTCGGTCTGA
- the LOC117306307 gene encoding trace amine-associated receptor 9-like, translating into MTNAASELNLTDVAVAGPDISWGNFANSDFVLALYGVICTLGIAGNLLAIFVLLRVPSLRTNTSDFLVHLSLVDFLVCVLVIPFKLVPTTGTPAPNPGFLGELRCRFYVSQYIFWVCTLTSIYGLVTVNLERFVAIVYPLKYKVVFTRRNTYVMMASCWIAAALEQSYSLFQYGEDKEVGCKFVESPSKEIRMAFGLSHCFCFLVAPFVLLVFMQWKVISKLKNQVKALENRLASSARNPSDQREMWQLGISRKLSKTLLTFVITFTVCWVPNVSYYFFYVVGVHGDFGNPIYHLSVILAIGNSCLNPIIYIMTNKEFRGGIREAFRTARGSARVGDEATGDVATGTVSFSVPASNNN; encoded by the exons ATGACGAACGCCGCTTCCGAGTTAAACCTAACTGACGTAGCGGTCGCTGGCCCCGACATCTCCTGGGGAAATTTTGCGAACAGTGACTTCGTTTTGGCACTTTACGGCGTGATCTGCACACTCGGTATCGCTGGTAACCTTCTTGCGATTTTCGTACTCCTTCGTGTGCCATCCCTGCGGACGAACACCAGTGATTTCTTGGTACACCTATCGCTAGTTGACTTCTTAGTCTGCGTACTGGTCATCCCCTTTAAGCTTGTCCCTACTACAGGCACACCGGCACCGAATCCAGGGTTCCTGGGTGAGCTCAGATGTCGGTTTTACGTCAGTCAGTACATCTTCTGGGTCTGCACTTTGACATCTATTTATGGTCTGGTAACCGTCAACTTGGAGCGGTTTGTAGCCATCGTCTACCCTCTCAAGTACAAAGTGGTGTTTACCAGACGAAACACATACGTCATGATGGCATCGTGTTGGATTGCAGCCGCACTTGAACAATCTTACAGCTTATTCCAGTACggagaagacaaggaagttGGATGCAAGTTTGTGGAATCGCCGAGCAAGGAGATTCGGATGGCCTTTGGATTATCCCACTGTTTCTGTTTTCTCGTTGCTCCTTTTGTTTTGCTGGTTTTTATGCAATGGAAAGTCATTTCAAAGTTGAAGAACCAGGTAAAAGCACTGGAGAATAGACTGG CTTCTTCCGCCCGCAACCCATCTGATCAGCGTGAAATGTGGCAACTTGGGATATCCAGAAAGCTGTCAAAGACCCTCCTGACGTTCGTCATCACCTTCACCGTCTGCTGGGTTCCCAACGTTAGTTACTACTTCTTTTACGTTGTTGGTGTCCATGGAGATTTCGGCAATCCTATCTACCATTTAAGTGTTATACTTGCGATTGGTAATTCCTGCTTGAATCCAATTATTTACATCATGACAAACAAGGAGTTCCGGGGAGGGATACGAGAGGCGTTCCGCACGGCACGGGGTTCTGCCCGTGTTGGGGACGAGGCTACTGGAGATGTGGCTACAGGAACAGTTTCATTCTCTGTGCCGGCTTCAAACAataattga